GGACTTTCCGGCTGACCGATGGGCATTTGAATGCTGATCTGCCGCCGATGCTGGTGGACCGGCTTTCGGCCGCGGGATTGAATTCCGGGTTAATGATGCCGCAATATACAGCGGCTTCGCTGGTGCTGGAAAACCAGACCCTGGCGACGCCCGATTCGGTCCATTCTCTGCCGACCTCGGCTGAGCAGGAGGATCATAACGCCAATGCGATGACCGCTGCGCGGCATACCCGAGAAATTGTGGCGAATACGGCGCATGTGCTCGCGATTGAAATCTACACGGCGTCCCGTGCGCTGCATTTACGCAAGCGACAGAACCCCCATGTGACTTTTGGTAAGGGGACAAATCAAGCCTATCAGATCATTCGCAATGAGGTGAAATATCAAGCCGGCGATGCCTGGTGGGCGCCTGAAATTGATAAAGTCAAGGCACTTTTGATGGAAAAAGCCTTCGATAATTTGGTAAGTGATTGACTTTGTTGACATTTTGGATTATTTTAATCTGGATATGAGCCATAAAAAGCAACTTTCGCGACGTGAATTTTTGAAATTATCAGCTCTGGCCCTGGGCGGCGCTGCCCTGACAGGGCGGCAGTCTGCCGGATCACTTCTGAAGGGGCTCAATTTGTTTCAGGAGGATACAACCACCTTCCCGGAGAACCAATGGCTGGGACGGATGTGTGTGGGAGAGCCGGGGGCAAATGTCCCCATGATGTCCGAACCAAGCGCGTTTGCCAATGAAGTTCGCAAGGTTTACTTCGATGAAGTGCTGAATTGGAACCGAGAGGTCATCGCTGACCCGGTGGATGCCAATAAGATCAATCAGCGCTGGGTGGAGACGCCTGAGGGGTATATCTATGCGGACTACGTTCAGAAGGTCCGCTTTGACCGTCAAACCCCTTTGGAGGAGCTGCCTCTAAATGAGTCTGGTGAACGCGGGATTTGGGTTGAGATCACAACGCCCTATTCCGGTTTGGATCTGACTAAACCTCAATCGTCTTATCAATTCTGGATCAGGGCGACAATTCGACCTAGGATCTACTATTCCCAGGTTTTCTGGGCTTTTGATGTTCGTCGCCATCCGGATACAGGCGTAGTCCAATATTGTCTGACCCAGAAATACGGCGCTCTGCCGGATGTCTATTGGGTCAATGCCGATGTCTGCCGGCCGATCACAACTGAAGAGGTCGGGCCCATCCATCCAGACGCTGAAAATAAGAAGGTCGTGGTCAATATTAATTATCAGACCATGTCCTGCTATGAAGGGCATGAAGAAGTATTCTTTGCCAAAGTGACCACGGGCGGCTGGAACCCTGAAGACGAGAAATGGTCCACACCAGTGGGCACGCACACTATCTGGCGTAAATCCCTTTCCATTCATATGAGTGCCGGGGCGGCCGTTGGCAATTATGATATACCAGGTATTCCCTGGTCCACCTTCTTTGATATTAATGGCGCCGCGATCCACTCCACGTTTTGGCATAACTACTTTGGCTCAGGCCCGCGATCGCATGGTTGCGTGAACTGCCGACCGGAAGACGCCAAATGGGTCTATCGCTGGACGCAACCGGCAGTACCCTATGAAGCGGGTGACATTTTTATTAATGGACTAAACCAATCCACCCAAGTGCAAGTAATTGCAGCAGAGTAGGATCTTATGGATTTCTTAAACGTATCTATTGGACTGGCTTTCGTGGCTGGTCTGGTTTCCTTTTTTTCTCCCTGTGTCTTCTCGCTCGTACCGGCTTATATTGGTTACCTCTCCGGACGTTCAATGGTGCAGGCTGAAGACGACTCCCGTAAGGTCAAATGGAACACCTTCTTTCATGGGGTAGCCTTTGTCCTCGGGTTCAGTTTTGTGTTCATCACCCTCGGCCTGGCTTTTTCAGCGCTGAGCCAGTTCTTTTATGACACACGTGATATCCTCGCCAAGATTGGTGGGGCGGTGATCATCCTTTTTGGTCTGCATATGACCGGCCTGATCAAAATTCCATTCCTGGATTATGACCTGCGTCCGCAATCCAAGGCGGGCCAGAACCGAAG
This Chloroflexota bacterium DNA region includes the following protein-coding sequences:
- a CDS encoding L,D-transpeptidase; the protein is MKLSALALGGAALTGRQSAGSLLKGLNLFQEDTTTFPENQWLGRMCVGEPGANVPMMSEPSAFANEVRKVYFDEVLNWNREVIADPVDANKINQRWVETPEGYIYADYVQKVRFDRQTPLEELPLNESGERGIWVEITTPYSGLDLTKPQSSYQFWIRATIRPRIYYSQVFWAFDVRRHPDTGVVQYCLTQKYGALPDVYWVNADVCRPITTEEVGPIHPDAENKKVVVNINYQTMSCYEGHEEVFFAKVTTGGWNPEDEKWSTPVGTHTIWRKSLSIHMSAGAAVGNYDIPGIPWSTFFDINGAAIHSTFWHNYFGSGPRSHGCVNCRPEDAKWVYRWTQPAVPYEAGDIFINGLNQSTQVQVIAAE
- a CDS encoding cytochrome c biogenesis protein CcdA, whose amino-acid sequence is MDFLNVSIGLAFVAGLVSFFSPCVFSLVPAYIGYLSGRSMVQAEDDSRKVKWNTFFHGVAFVLGFSFVFITLGLAFSALSQFFYDTRDILAKIGGAVIILFGLHMTGLIKIPFLDYDLRPQSKAGQNRSLISSFLMGIFFSAGWSPCVGPTLGLILTLAIERANIGQGVVLLTFYSLGMAIPFLAAAFGVGWVTQILRKYSKAMKIAQVVMGVILIAVGVLLFLGIYQRLITVESLIDFGI